One Micromonospora sp. FIMYZ51 genomic window carries:
- a CDS encoding lanthionine synthetase C family protein → MTAAQSLADGAAGVALLHLETGNRAAAYAALRAATAGGVSIAAGASLFYGAPALAFVLAGTHHPGVDRARTIAAAGTDTVTRRRLDAAHRRIDSRQQPHYAEYDLIRGLTGLGVTLRRLNEHHLLRHVLEYLVRLTEPLNDLPGWWCVNGPDRNQPPPAGGHANHGIAHGITGPLALLALTLRENVTVDGHAAAIKRICRWLDTWQQDTVNGTWWPQTLTLDDLHHRAPAQQQPLRPSWCYGTPGITRAQQLAAIALDDTTRQHLAETAFTRCVNDPAQIRRLTDRSLCHGTAGLLATGRRITTDALTPTPLDQLTRLHQHTTPAADEPAGLLDGAAGCDLVTASTTSTSWDACLLLN, encoded by the coding sequence ATGACCGCAGCACAATCCCTCGCCGACGGTGCCGCCGGCGTCGCCCTCCTCCACCTGGAAACCGGCAACCGGGCCGCCGCGTACGCCGCCCTGCGGGCCGCCACCGCCGGCGGTGTCAGCATCGCCGCCGGCGCGAGCCTCTTCTACGGCGCCCCCGCCCTCGCCTTCGTCCTCGCCGGAACCCACCACCCCGGCGTCGACCGGGCACGAACCATCGCCGCAGCCGGAACCGACACAGTGACCCGCCGGCGGCTGGACGCGGCACACCGCCGCATCGACTCCCGCCAGCAGCCGCACTACGCCGAGTACGACCTCATCCGCGGCCTCACCGGCCTCGGCGTCACCCTGCGCCGGCTCAACGAACACCACCTGCTCCGCCACGTCCTGGAATACCTGGTCCGGCTCACCGAACCCCTCAACGACCTCCCCGGCTGGTGGTGCGTCAACGGGCCCGACCGCAACCAGCCACCACCCGCCGGAGGCCACGCCAACCACGGCATCGCCCACGGCATCACCGGCCCCCTCGCGCTCCTCGCCCTCACCCTCCGCGAAAACGTCACCGTCGACGGACACGCCGCAGCGATCAAACGAATCTGCCGATGGCTGGACACCTGGCAACAGGACACCGTGAACGGCACCTGGTGGCCGCAGACCCTCACCCTCGACGACCTTCACCACCGCGCACCGGCACAACAACAACCACTACGTCCCTCCTGGTGCTACGGCACCCCCGGCATCACCCGCGCCCAACAACTCGCCGCCATCGCCCTCGACGACACCACCCGCCAACACCTCGCCGAGACCGCGTTCACCCGCTGCGTCAACGACCCCGCACAAATCCGCCGCCTCACCGACCGCAGCCTCTGCCACGGCACCGCCGGACTCCTCGCCACCGGCCGCCGCATCACCACCGACGCCCTCACCCCCACACCCCTCGACCAGCTGACGCGCCTGCACCAGCACACCACCCCCGCCGCCGACGAACCAGCTGGACTCCTCGACGGCGCCGCCGGCTGCGACCTCGTCACCGCCTCCACCACCTCCACGTCGTGGGATGCCTGCCTCCTCCTCAACTGA
- a CDS encoding thiopeptide-type bacteriocin biosynthesis protein: MEQTNWKQINIHYPGHSRQEREHQAIPHLSQVLPDAETAGLITSWWFIRKGSWRIRYLPTPSNDHSPAPDLIAKGIPWTSDIYEPETHAFGGPNAMDTAHTLFHHDSRHILDYLHHHPTDRREHSLILCTTLMRAAGLDLNEQGDVWARIATRRSEHPNRPPAPRTDAWEAFTSRVHHLLVGTPRNINDWHKAFEDAGAALQHLRETGKLTRGIRTVITEHVIFHWNRIGIPAATQATLAQAATDAILGSPSASCSRQAGQLS; the protein is encoded by the coding sequence ATGGAACAGACGAACTGGAAACAGATCAACATCCACTACCCGGGACACAGTCGACAAGAACGCGAACACCAGGCGATCCCCCACCTCAGCCAGGTGCTACCCGACGCCGAAACCGCCGGCCTCATCACCTCATGGTGGTTCATCCGCAAAGGATCATGGCGCATTCGCTACCTACCCACCCCGAGCAACGACCACAGCCCCGCCCCTGACCTGATAGCCAAGGGAATCCCCTGGACAAGCGACATCTACGAACCCGAAACCCACGCCTTCGGCGGACCCAACGCAATGGACACCGCACACACCCTGTTCCACCACGACAGCCGCCACATCCTCGACTACCTCCACCACCACCCGACCGACCGGCGGGAACACTCACTCATCCTCTGCACCACCCTCATGCGCGCCGCAGGACTGGACCTCAACGAACAAGGCGACGTGTGGGCACGCATCGCCACCCGCCGCAGCGAACACCCCAACCGGCCTCCTGCCCCCCGCACTGATGCCTGGGAAGCCTTCACCAGCAGAGTTCACCACCTGCTAGTCGGCACACCCCGCAACATCAACGACTGGCACAAAGCATTCGAGGACGCCGGAGCGGCCCTTCAACACCTACGTGAAACGGGCAAACTAACCCGCGGAATCCGCACCGTCATCACCGAACACGTGATCTTCCATTGGAACCGAATCGGAATACCCGCCGCCACCCAAGCCACACTCGCACAAGCAGCCACGGACGCCATCCTCGGCAGCCCTTCGGCATCGTGCAGCAGGCAAGCTGGCCAGCTTTCGTAG
- a CDS encoding pentapeptide repeat-containing protein has product MDKGSIAAFVAGLVGLLAAIVSLVLSRSAIKQAELSRRDFAAIFRRALGADAHQEFVGQYAKSIEQLGSNMAAARLGGLHALEALAIKYPDERQTIVSVLCAYLRMPFDFDPSSPRGGSETEELAVRTSAQRIITTHLRMPGTESAGEVGSVTPHDFWPDIELDLTGAVLQDWNLEFCDLRRATFAEATFLGPARLSGASFLTGVVFDGALFVESADFDGVAFGGEARFNGATFSQETGFRSASFRGDAGFQGATFNGDADFRGAKFEGYARFQGAAFVANAIFDGASFAGSARFLETSFSRHTSFVGAKVKTGDGRNDAWPPGWGISSGDQSGTAKLVQRGQALGP; this is encoded by the coding sequence ATGGACAAAGGAAGCATCGCCGCCTTCGTCGCCGGCCTCGTAGGACTTCTCGCGGCGATCGTCTCCCTCGTCCTCAGTCGCAGTGCGATAAAGCAGGCGGAGCTCAGTCGGCGGGACTTCGCTGCGATCTTCAGACGGGCGCTCGGAGCGGACGCTCACCAAGAGTTTGTCGGCCAGTATGCGAAGTCGATAGAACAACTAGGATCTAACATGGCGGCCGCCCGGCTCGGGGGATTGCACGCCCTTGAAGCACTGGCAATTAAATATCCCGACGAGCGGCAGACGATTGTGTCAGTCCTCTGCGCATATCTTCGAATGCCCTTCGATTTCGATCCATCGAGCCCTCGGGGCGGTAGTGAAACTGAAGAACTTGCAGTCAGAACTTCAGCACAACGGATCATCACGACCCATCTCCGAATGCCTGGCACCGAATCGGCCGGCGAGGTTGGGAGCGTTACGCCACACGATTTCTGGCCCGACATAGAGCTCGACCTTACCGGGGCCGTCCTTCAAGACTGGAACCTTGAGTTCTGTGATTTGCGGCGGGCAACATTCGCTGAAGCGACGTTCCTGGGCCCGGCCCGCTTGTCAGGTGCTTCCTTCTTAACTGGCGTTGTATTCGACGGCGCACTATTCGTCGAAAGTGCCGATTTTGATGGTGTTGCGTTCGGTGGTGAGGCCCGATTTAACGGTGCCACCTTCTCCCAAGAAACCGGGTTCCGATCGGCGAGTTTCCGGGGCGATGCAGGCTTTCAAGGGGCGACCTTCAACGGGGACGCGGATTTTCGCGGTGCCAAATTCGAGGGATACGCCCGCTTCCAGGGTGCCGCCTTCGTCGCGAACGCAATCTTTGACGGAGCTTCGTTCGCTGGGAGCGCACGCTTCCTCGAAACGTCGTTTTCTCGCCACACGTCATTCGTCGGCGCGAAGGTAAAAACCGGCGACGGCCGTAACGATGCCTGGCCGCCTGGTTGGGGTATCAGTTCGGGTGACCAGTCCGGAACTGCAAAGCTGGTCCAGCGAGGCCAAGCGCTTGGACCTTAG
- a CDS encoding sugar phosphate nucleotidyltransferase codes for MRTLAIYAARNREGDDQPVVTKAIIAVAGFGSRMLPVAKTINKCMLPILNKPVVQYAVEDCVRANINQIAIVTAPGQAGSQVRHYFTADPDTEAYFHERGWDDKWAPAAHLQDLAEFTFIEQPRDDRYGTAVPAMIARDFIGDDDFLLLTGDDLLLRHDGGSDLADLVARRQQAGTPAALAAATVDGSQAHRYGVLSTRNHDAETHILIGMIEKPQDWPKPICYINISRYLLPGEITSYFDQLTPNPVTGEYQTTDVIEAYAAEHDILVSPTTGSYYDCGNLTGWLAANNAAAKL; via the coding sequence TTGCGTACACTGGCGATCTACGCAGCCAGAAATCGCGAAGGGGACGACCAACCCGTGGTAACGAAAGCCATCATCGCCGTTGCTGGATTCGGCAGCAGAATGCTTCCCGTCGCGAAAACCATCAACAAATGCATGCTGCCCATCCTCAACAAACCCGTCGTGCAATATGCCGTCGAGGACTGCGTGCGCGCCAACATCAACCAAATCGCCATCGTCACCGCGCCCGGCCAAGCCGGATCGCAGGTACGCCACTACTTCACCGCCGACCCCGACACCGAGGCGTACTTCCACGAACGCGGCTGGGACGACAAGTGGGCCCCCGCGGCCCACCTCCAGGATCTCGCCGAGTTCACCTTCATCGAGCAACCCCGCGATGACCGGTACGGCACTGCCGTGCCCGCGATGATCGCCCGAGACTTCATCGGTGACGACGATTTCCTGCTCCTGACCGGCGACGACCTTCTTCTGCGCCACGACGGCGGCAGCGACCTCGCCGATCTCGTTGCCCGCCGCCAACAAGCCGGCACACCGGCCGCGCTCGCCGCAGCCACCGTCGACGGCAGTCAAGCCCACCGATACGGTGTCCTGTCCACCCGCAACCACGACGCCGAGACGCACATCCTCATCGGCATGATTGAGAAACCCCAGGACTGGCCGAAGCCCATCTGCTACATCAACATCAGCCGTTATCTTCTGCCCGGCGAAATCACCAGCTACTTCGACCAACTCACGCCGAACCCCGTCACCGGCGAATATCAGACCACCGATGTCATCGAGGCGTACGCCGCCGAACATGACATCCTCGTTTCACCCACCACCGGCAGCTACTACGACTGTGGCAACCTTACCGGCTGGCTCGCGGCGAACAACGCAGCCGCCAAACTATAG